The genomic window TAAAAAATTGACGGCCTCGGCATTGGCAAGGTGACCGACCTTTGAACGCACCCGCTGTTTGAGCATTTCAGGATACGGTCCTGTTTTAAGCATCTCAGGATCATGATTACATTCGAGGATGAGCCCATGACAGCTGGACAAACGGTGCTGCATCAAGCGCGAAACTACGCCGGTATCCGTGCAGTACCCCAATGAAAAAAGGTTATTGCTGACCACGAATCCCACCGGGTCGGCAGCATCATGGGAAATGGCAAAGGGATGGATAACAAGATTTTCAAGACTAAAGGCCGTGCCAGGGGAAATCTCATGGCATGCATGGGAAGATTTCAAATCCATAGCCGCGGCAAAGGTTGCGGCGGTGGCAAATACGGGAAGTTTATAGCGTCTGGAAAGAATCGACACACCTTTGACATGGTCGGTGTGCTCGTGGGTGACGATTATTCCGGATAGAAGCGCAATGTCCACATTGACTTCAGCAAGGCGCCGGGCGGTTTCCTTGCCGGAAAAGCCTGAGTCGATGAGAATCCTGGTTTCCCCTGATTCAATGAAGGTGGAGTTGCCTTTGCTGCCGCTGCCAAGAACACAAAAACGCATCATATCCCTGTATGCCCGAACCCTCCGTCCTGCCGAACAGTTTCGTCAAGCTTGTCAACCTGCTCAAGAGAGGCGCGGCAAACCGGCGCGAGGATGAGTTGAGCGATCCGGTCATTGCGGTTGACCGTGAAAGGCTTGTTCCCGAGATTGATCAGGCCGATCTTCACTTCACCGCGATAGTCGGCGTCAATGGTGCCCGGGGCATTGATTATCGAAATCCCGTGTTTCACCGCAAGCCCGCTTCTCGGCCGTACCTGGATTTCATAGCCCGCTGGAATGGCTACGGCAAATCCTGTGGGCAGCAGCTTGATCGCGCCGGGTTCAAGAACCACCGGCACGGAAACCGCCGCAGCGACATCCATACCCGCAGCCAGATGCGAATGATAAACCGGCAGGTTCAAATCCGCATCACGCTCCGGATTAAGCCAGCAAAATTGAACAGGGACAGAATGTTGTTCGATCATCTCAATCCTCGATCATCTGATGTAAAATCTTATCCAGCGCCCCGGAATCCAAGGGGCCGATGGCGGCGGCGGATAAATGCCTTTTGCCGAACAGCCGACCGGCAAGCTCAAGAATTTCCGCATCGCTCACCCGGGTGATGGCATCGGTCACTTCTTCAAGATCAACGAAACGATGCAAACAGCTTTCGTTTCTGGCCAGGCGCATCATCCTGCTCTCCATATTATCCGATGCCAGCAGCATCGAAGCCCGTGCATAATCCTTGGCATTGGCAAGTTCTTCCGGAGTCACAGGCTGCGTGCGTAATTTATCGATCTCCCGGGCGATCACCGCAAGCGCACTTTCGGTGCTGGCAGGATCCACTCCAAGATAAATGCCCACATGACCGCTGTCAACGTATGAGGAGACAAAGGAATAAACCGAATAGGCCAGGCCGCGCTTTTCACGAATTTCCTGGAACAGCCTGGAACTCATGTTGCCGCCGAACACGGTATTGAGGAGAATCAGCGCATAGCGCTCCTCGGCATCGGCTTGAAGACCGTACGTGCCGACTACCACATGCTGCTGCTCAAGGGGCTTGTGCAGAATATTTCTTCGGGAAGGCAGCAGGACAGGAGCCGTTCGCTCCAGGGTATTCTTCGAGTGTTGAGATACCAGGGAAAAGGCCTTGTCCACAGCAGCGACAAAGGAGTCATGATCTACTTGACCGGCGGCGGCAATGACAAATCTGTCACCGGTATAATGTTCTTTTACAAATTGCCTGATACCCGGAGAATCAACTTTCTCAATGACCTCGCGCCTGCCGAGAACAGTCTGCCCCAGAGAATGATCTCCCCAGAGGGCTCCTTCAAAAAGATCGTGGATCAGATCGTCGGGCGTATCATCCACCATGCTTATTTCCTGGAGGACTACATCTCGCTCGCGAACAACTTCTTCCGGGCTGAAGATGGAATGGAGGATAATGTCGGAGAAAATATCCAGCAATTCCGGAAGTTTGTCGGCAAGAACGGTGGCATAAAAGCAGGTGCCCTCCCTGGTTGTATAGCCGTTTGACATGCCGCCCAGAACGTCGAGCTCCTTGCCGATTTCCAGGGGCGTTCGTCTGGCTGTGCCCTTGTACATCATATGCTCGACAAAATGCGCATAGCCATTATTCTCGGCCCCTTCATCCCGGGACCCGACTTCAACGCAGATACCAACAGAAACGGAGCGGGATTCAAGCCGCTCCGTTACAATTTGGACACCATTTTTGAGAGTAGATTTCTTATACATCGTCAAATAAAAACGGGAACCGATTTATTTATACAAAACAATAGTCTGTCCCCATTTCAGCAAATCCGTGCATATTTTCTCTATCTTATTCCTGTTCCGCAAGTACCGCTTTGCGGCTCAGGCGAATTTTACCACGCTGGTCAATGTCCAGAACTTTGACCCTCACTTCATCGCCTTCCTTGAGAACATCGGTTACTTTTTCCACTCTCTTGTTATCCAATTCGGAAATATGAACCAGGCCGTCAAGCCCTGGAAGGATCTGCACAAAAGCCCCGAAATCGACAATTTTCTGCACTATGCCGGTGTAAATTCTACCAATCTCGGCCTCTTCAGTGAGGGATTTAATCCGCGCAACCGCTGCATCGGCAGTTTCACCGTTGGGCGCAAAAATCGTCACCTTGCCGGAATCGTCGACATCGATCTTCACTCCGAACTCCAGGGTCATAGCCTTGATGACTTTGCCCCCCGGGCCGATAATATCACGAATCTTGTCAGGATTGATCTGTAAGGCAAAGGCTTTGGGGGCATGGGCCGGCAGTTCTTTGCGGGGCGCCGCAATGGCCTTGACCATTTCGCCGAGGATATGAAGCCTGCCGCCGCGGGCCTGGTCAAGGGCCTTTGACATGATTTCCCGGGACACCCCTTCAATCTTGATATCCATCTGCAGGGCGGTGATCCCCTCCGCGGTGCCGGTAACCTTGAAATCCATGTCTCCCAGGTGATCTTCATCACCAAGGATGTCTGAAAGCACAACGATGGTGTCGCCGTCTTTAATCAATCCCATGGCAACTCCGGAGACCGGGCTTTTTATGGGTACGCCGGCATCCATTAATGCCAGGCTACCGCCGCAGACCGAGGCCATGGAAGAAGAGCCGTTGGATTCCATGATCTCGGAAACAACTCTGATGGTATAGGGAAAATCGCCGTTATCCGGCAGCACCGCGCTGATTGCCCGTTCCGCCAGAGCGCCGTGGCCGATATCACGCCGGCTGGGGCCGCGCATGAACCGGACTTCGCCGACACAGTAGGGAGGAAAATTATAGTGCAGCATGAACGGCTTTGTTGATTCGCCGTACAGGGATTCTACCTTCTGCTCGTCCCCGGAGCTGCCAAGGGTCACGGTTACCAAGGCCTGAGTTTCACCCCGGGTGAATAAAGCTGATCCGTGAACCCTGGGCAAACACGCCACTTCATTGGTAATCGGCCGGATTTCATCAAACCCCCTGCCGTCGATCCTGGTCTTGTCCTTGACGATACGATCACGCATCATGGTTTTCTTCAAATCGTACAAATGACTTTTGGCCTCGGGAATACTCGAGGAGAATTCTTCGCCGAGTTCTCCGAGCATTTTCTTTTCGAGGTGATGAAAAAGATCACTGCGCTGCTGTTTATCGGCGGTTGTGATGACGATTCGCATATCCGCGTTTGCAATGTCACGAACCTTCTGGCGCAACGCTTCGTTGATCACCGGCGGCTGAACCTTCATTTTTTCTCTGCCTATCTCATTTCTGAACTCTTCCTGCAGATCAAGAATCGGCTGAAGTGCCCGATGCCCGAAAAAAATTCCTTCCAGCACCTGTTCTTCAGAAAGACTGTCCGCTCCGCCTTCCACCATGACCACGGCATTGCGGGAACCGGCAACAATCAGGTTCAGGCGGGATTTATCAATCTGGGTCTTGACGGGATTAAGCACATATTGGCCATCGATATACCCGACTCTTACTCCGGCAATCGGTCCTAAAAAAGGAATATCCGAAATCGTCAAGGCACAGGAAGCACCGATCATCGCCAGCATATCCGGATCATTTTCCTGATCCATGGATAATACGGTTGCGATCACTTGCGTTTCATTCTGATAGCCTTCCTGGAATAACGGCCTGAGCGGTCGGTCAATAAAACGCGCCGACAAGGTTTCCTTTTCGGTTGGACGGCCGATTTCACGCCGGAAAAAACTGCCTGGAATACGGCCAACCGCATAAAATCTTTCCTGATACTCAACAGTCAAAGGCAGAAAATCAACACTTTCCCGCGCATCTTTCGCAGCTGTTGCGGTAACCAGAACTACGGTTTCCCCATAGGTCACCAGAGCCGCGGCGTTTGCCTGTTTTGCAAGTCGCCCGCTCTCAACCGTAAGGGTCCGGCCGCCAATTTCCACATCTACTTTTTTGTACATACAATCTCCTCAGGCTGAATTACCACCTGTTTTCAAGAGTCTCCCCTCGAATAATAATTTTGCCGGAATCGCAAACATGCAAACTTCGCGAGTCTGTGAAATTTTTACACACCAATCTATATTGCGTTCCGGTTTGATACTGTCTGGTTATTGTTACAGGATAGTATCATTTATCTCCCGGTCATAATTACCGGGACCTTACTGAGAGAATAAGCCGCTTCCATGCCGTTACCGGCCAAAGCATACCATTAATGCGTTCACCCTCAGCAGGAGAAACATCTTCCCGGCGCTTCATTGGAAAGCAGTCCGGGGAATACCGCTCGGCTTAAACACGAATCAGTTGTTACTTCCTGATTCCAAGCTCCTGAATGACTTCCCGGTACTTTTCAATACTTTTGCCCTTCAGGTAATTGAGCAATCTCCTTCTCTGGCCAACAAGCTTCAAAAGACCACGTCGGGAATGATGATCCTTTTTGTGGGTCTTGAAATGGTCGGTGAGATAAGTGATTCTCGCACTTAACAGCGCAACCTGGACCTCGGGAGAACCGGTATCAGTCTCATGGATGTTGAATTTATTGATTATTTCGCGTTTCTGTTCTGCTTGAAGTGTCACTGTAAAACCTCCGTTATAAATAATTTTCCGTCAGGCTGCGCAGCCCGACAAACCGGTTAAATCAAATTTCTTGGAGAACGTCTTCTACTGTCAGTTTATGACTCAGCAATAACTCCCTGGCGTTGTCGCCATGGGTTAGTTCCTTACCGGGCAAGGCATCCTGTACTGAAAAATGCCCGCTGCGTAAACGCCTCAACGCAGAAATACATGCGCCGGGTCCCAGTTTGCGGCCAATATCCTGAGCAAGAGTCCTTATATATGTCCCCTTACTGCAAGTTACCCTGATGGTCAAGAAATCCTTTCCTGTGGCAATTCGGCTGATGTTCTTGATTTCTATCTCTCGGGGCTCCTTTTCAGGAACTTCAATGCCCTTTCGGGCATAATAATAAAGCGGTTTTCCTTTATATTTCA from Pseudomonadota bacterium includes these protein-coding regions:
- the rpsO gene encoding 30S ribosomal protein S15, translating into MTLQAEQKREIINKFNIHETDTGSPEVQVALLSARITYLTDHFKTHKKDHHSRRGLLKLVGQRRRLLNYLKGKSIEKYREVIQELGIRK
- the dut gene encoding dUTP diphosphatase, which encodes MIEQHSVPVQFCWLNPERDADLNLPVYHSHLAAGMDVAAAVSVPVVLEPGAIKLLPTGFAVAIPAGYEIQVRPRSGLAVKHGISIINAPGTIDADYRGEVKIGLINLGNKPFTVNRNDRIAQLILAPVCRASLEQVDKLDETVRQDGGFGHTGI
- a CDS encoding MBL fold metallo-hydrolase; the protein is MRFCVLGSGSKGNSTFIESGETRILIDSGFSGKETARRLAEVNVDIALLSGIIVTHEHTDHVKGVSILSRRYKLPVFATAATFAAAMDLKSSHACHEISPGTAFSLENLVIHPFAISHDAADPVGFVVSNNLFSLGYCTDTGVVSRLMQHRLSSCHGLILECNHDPEMLKTGPYPEMLKQRVRSKVGHLANAEAVNFLRELLHENMQYVVLAHISETNNHPEKVQQTLAEIINTDNGPDPRISLAHQDRPGKMFILKGSPG
- the pnp gene encoding polyribonucleotide nucleotidyltransferase — its product is MYKKVDVEIGGRTLTVESGRLAKQANAAALVTYGETVVLVTATAAKDARESVDFLPLTVEYQERFYAVGRIPGSFFRREIGRPTEKETLSARFIDRPLRPLFQEGYQNETQVIATVLSMDQENDPDMLAMIGASCALTISDIPFLGPIAGVRVGYIDGQYVLNPVKTQIDKSRLNLIVAGSRNAVVMVEGGADSLSEEQVLEGIFFGHRALQPILDLQEEFRNEIGREKMKVQPPVINEALRQKVRDIANADMRIVITTADKQQRSDLFHHLEKKMLGELGEEFSSSIPEAKSHLYDLKKTMMRDRIVKDKTRIDGRGFDEIRPITNEVACLPRVHGSALFTRGETQALVTVTLGSSGDEQKVESLYGESTKPFMLHYNFPPYCVGEVRFMRGPSRRDIGHGALAERAISAVLPDNGDFPYTIRVVSEIMESNGSSSMASVCGGSLALMDAGVPIKSPVSGVAMGLIKDGDTIVVLSDILGDEDHLGDMDFKVTGTAEGITALQMDIKIEGVSREIMSKALDQARGGRLHILGEMVKAIAAPRKELPAHAPKAFALQINPDKIRDIIGPGGKVIKAMTLEFGVKIDVDDSGKVTIFAPNGETADAAVARIKSLTEEAEIGRIYTGIVQKIVDFGAFVQILPGLDGLVHISELDNKRVEKVTDVLKEGDEVRVKVLDIDQRGKIRLSRKAVLAEQE
- a CDS encoding insulinase family protein, with translation MYKKSTLKNGVQIVTERLESRSVSVGICVEVGSRDEGAENNGYAHFVEHMMYKGTARRTPLEIGKELDVLGGMSNGYTTREGTCFYATVLADKLPELLDIFSDIILHSIFSPEEVVRERDVVLQEISMVDDTPDDLIHDLFEGALWGDHSLGQTVLGRREVIEKVDSPGIRQFVKEHYTGDRFVIAAAGQVDHDSFVAAVDKAFSLVSQHSKNTLERTAPVLLPSRRNILHKPLEQQHVVVGTYGLQADAEERYALILLNTVFGGNMSSRLFQEIREKRGLAYSVYSFVSSYVDSGHVGIYLGVDPASTESALAVIAREIDKLRTQPVTPEELANAKDYARASMLLASDNMESRMMRLARNESCLHRFVDLEEVTDAITRVSDAEILELAGRLFGKRHLSAAAIGPLDSGALDKILHQMIED